The Gemmatimonas phototrophica region GAACTGCCGAAAGCGCGTAATGGGGTCTACCGTCTGCCAGATCTCGTCATCATCACGCCCGTCAATTTTTGGCGCGCGCGGCGCAAACACGGGGCCGGGGGCCGCCTTACCAGTGACGACCGACGGCGCACTTGTGGGATAGCCGTGGGGCTCACCCGTGAGTGACTGCGGCAGCGGCGCAGCGGCGATCTGAAGAAGCAGCGGGACCAGCAACATCGGCGAGCTCGCGAAGAAAGTGACGAGATGCGAGGGAACGCCGGTTGGACATCAGGTTGTCGGGAATGGTTGGAAGTCGCGGGCGCCGAGTCGAAACGACACGCCGCAACGCGCGCTTACGCCGCCGAAGTATCGATGACGAAGTACGCACAATCGCGTCCACCTCGCGCTGCATCCTGCAGCGTGGTGTGGCTGTAGTGGGCTCCGATTTTCCTGAGCGCACGTTGCGAGCGGATGTTTTCTGTGCCGACGTGAAACCAGATGCGCTGGGCATACTGGAACGCGTGCTGCAGCATGAGCTGCTTGAGCTCGCCGTTCACGCTGCCGCCCCAATGGGATCGGGCGAGGAACGTGTAGCCAATGGCCACCTCACGCGCGGCCGGGTTCCATTCGTACCAGCGCGAACTGCCGATCACATGTCCCGTGTGCGCATCACTCACCAGCAGAGCGCCCTCACTGGCGAGGGCGCCATCAAAGAAGCGGGTAAAGACGTCACGCTGCCAACGCGTAGACTCCGGATGTTGCGCCCAGATGAGCGGATCGCTGGCCGTCGCATAGAGCGTCTCGAAATCGTCGGGGCGCAACGGGCGCAGCGCGACGTGGGTGCCGAGGAGGGTAGGTTGCCACATGCCCTACCCTACGACGTGGCGTGCCCCTCCGCCAGCGCCTTGGCGTGCGGCAACTCCGGCGCCGGCACGTTGTAGCGTACGGAACGGATGTGGAACTTGCCGTACGTCCACGCCGGCCTGTCGGTGTAGTGCCACACCGCGTCGCCTTCGCTGGCCAGGCGGGCGACGCCGAACTCGTGATAGGCGCGCAGCGGCGTGGTCCAGACATCGCCGTCCCCCGGCAACGCGTGACGATCATCTGACGAGAAGTCGATCAGATCCCCGTCGTCGTTGAAGCGGAGGCTCGCCGAGACCACTCGCGCACCATTGTGGAACGTCACCCGCGCTTCGTGGGCATTGATGGGATGCCATACGAACCGTTCATCGATCAGTACGGCCGGCGCCAGAACGCAGAAATCGTTGAGCACCGTGACGGTTTCGGCGCGGGCAAACGCATCCCCGTCCGCATCAACCAGGTGCAGCAGACTCAGGAGCCGGATATGCATACTGGCCCCTTCGTCGGAATAGCTGTGCAGTCCGCTTACCGGCAACCCATGCATGGTGGTCCGCAGCAGGAACAGTCGCGCGGGGTGGTCCACGAAGCTCACCTGCAGCACCGGCGTGTGCATCCATGGCTGCCCGGGTCCGCGACTCAGCTCGGCGTCCATCTCCACCACGAAGTTGTGCACCCGGGGGCGCCCCACGACTCCGGCGCGTCGGAGGTATCGGGCCACCGGGGCCGGCAAATGGGCCAAATCACGTTCGGTGACCGGGACAACGTGGGGGAGTGGCTGGTGTTGCGCCTCCGCGTCCACTGCGCGGTCGAACTGGGTGGTGACGGGGGTGAGATCGGGGAGCAGACGAGGCATGGTGATTCCTGCGAAGCGGTGAGGGGTTACCTCACGCTAGGGCGTGTTTCATGCCACGATATCAGGTCGTCCCCGACAGGGCGTCAGCGTCGTTGCGCCCGCCATACCTTGGCGGCCACTTCGGCCACCGTGGTCTGCATCAACGATTCCCGCATCGCCGCCTCCGCCATCTGCAATGGCGAATACAGGGCCAGAAACATCTCGCGACCAATGGGACAGGCCGCATTGCCGGTATGCATGGGCAGCGCGGGCAGGTCGTCGTACACCGCCTGGTACACCTCGCCGAGGGTGACCTCGGTGAGACGGCGCTGAAGGCAGGTCCCACCATGAATACCCGCTGGCCCCGGTGTGAACGACGACCGCACTGGCAGCGCTCCCGGGCGCCCGGTCAGGGAGCAAAAGCCGCCATACGCTGCGCCATCAGATCAGCGGCCTCATCCAGGCCCCGCCGGCGTGCCGCCTGCTCCGCCGTCTGCCCGGCGGCGTTCTTCGTGGCCGGATTGGCACCGTGGAACAGCAGCACCGTGGCGACCGCAGCGGCGTCATGTTCGTCGTCGGGCAGGCAGAACAGCGGCGTGGGTTGGTCCACCGTGGGGATCTGGTGGTTGGCCAGCGCCGGCGACTCCTGCAGCACCTCCTGCAGCCGCGCCAGCCGCGCAGTGCGTGCCAGCGCACGCACGTCGCGAGTGAGCGGAGCCAGGCGTTCGGCTACGGCATGTCGCCCGAGCACGCACGCCCAGCTCATGGGCGTCCCCTGCCACTTGCGCTCACGCACGTCCACCTCAGCGCCGGCGCCCAGCAGGACGTCCACCACGGCGAGCGAGCCAGCGTGGGCGGCCTGATGCAGCGCTGTGGCCCCTTCGAAATCGGTGGCGTTGACCGCGGCCCCCAACTCGAGCGCCAACGACACCGCAGTGGCGTTGCCCTTGCTGGCCGCTGCGTGCAGTACGGCAGGGCTGCGCAGCGCCGACGGCTGCGTGGCCACGAGTGCACGCACGGCGGCCTCCTCGCCCGCCATCAGCGCCGCCATGAGCGCCCGCTCGCCCTGCAGTGGCTCCACCGTGGCGCCATGCGCTTCCAGCAGCGCGGCCATGGCCGTGTTGCCAGCCAGGCGCGCCATGGTGTGCACCCGATGCCCCGAATACGAGTGCACGGTGTTCGCACTGGCGCCGTGCTGCAGCAGCCACTGCGCGCGCAGCAGATGCCCGCTGCTGACAGCATTCCCGAGCAGGTAGTTGAGGGTACCGACCTTGATCTTGCCGCCCAGGGCCGGCCCATCCACCCGCGACCAGACGGCCATGCGCGTCGACGGGTCGCACTGCTCCCAAAGCAGCGCCGTCCACGTGACGTCATCATTCACGATGGACGTGTTGTACAGGGCCTGCGTATCAAACGGATCGGCGCCGCGCTCGAGCAGCAGTGCCGTAAGCGCAGCGGCCTGCGGATGCGTGGGTTTGACCCCTTCCCCCTGTCCAATCACGCCGGTCACCGCCGTAAACGGATTCCCCCAACCGTCGTCGAAGCGGGCGTTGGGGTCCGCTCCGGCATCAAGCAGTAGCTGCGCGATGGCCACGGCCTGTTCCGCGTCCAGCCGACCATAGGCCACGTGCAGCAAAGCGGTCCAGCCGCGCGCCGGGTCCGTGGCGTGAGCAAGCGCCGCGTCGTTCGCGAGCAGTCGGCGCACCTCGTCTACCTCACCACACGCCGCGGCCACAAACAGATTGTCGCGCCGCACCGCGGGGTACCGGGCCACGATGCGCCGCGCGAGCGCGGCATCGCCATCCCAACCGTGACGCAACAGGACGGCTACCCGTTCCGCGTGCGACTGGCGGTCGAGCGCCAGGGCGTCAAGCGCCACGAGCAGCGCCTTCCAATCCGCCATCCCATACTCGCGGGCGAGGGCCTGCTGCACATCGCGGAGGGTGGGGGCGGCCGGGGCGGTAGGCCACACGGCCATCAGACGGGCGCGGGCATCGGGTTCGGCACGACGGAGTGCCGCCAACCAGCGCTTGGCGTCCTGTTTGAGGACGTCCACGGAGCTCTTCGGCGAGAGCGATCGGGTCATGGTACACCTTCCTTCCGTTACGGCCAGCGTCCGCTTACGAATGGCCAGGAAGAAGGGCTCGTAAGGACTGCAACAGCGCTGGGTGGGAGCTGGCTCCCTTGCCGCGGACAGGAGGCGCCCCAGTGGCGCGCTGATCCAAAACTGTCGCGCCGGGCGGTGATGTGTCAACTCGACGCCAGCTCAGGAGGCCGGTACGCCAGTTGACGTATGGCCACGACATCCTGTGCCATGCATTCTCAAGTCAGATCCCCTCCCCCTCTGCCTCCGGTGCTGCATGCGTGTTCCTTCCGTCATCCTGTTGCTGGGCGGTCTGTCGCTCCTGCCGGCCCAAACGCTTTCGGCCTCCTGCCCGCGCACCGGGGGCGAAAAGACCCGTCGCGTCGTGGCGTCGCTGGCGTTCTATCCGGCGGCCCCGTTCATCTACTTCCGCGGACAACGCGCGGTGCCCATGCCTGTGGCAGGCACGAGCGTGCGGGTGAGCCACGAGGTAGAGGGAAAGGTGCACTTCGCCGAGGGGCTGTTCGTGTCCGCCGCCGATTCGGTGCTGCGCATTGCGACAGCGACCGGAGACACCGCCACCTTTCCCTATCAGACGGCGCGGTGCCTGCAGGTGCGCCGCCAGAGCGGCGCCCTCGGGGCCGCCTTCGGGCTGGCCACCGGGTTTCTGATTGGTACCGTGGGGGGTACGGCCATCGGAATGGTCGCCGCCGGCAGCGAGCCCTCGGCACCGATCGGCGGCATGTTTCTCGGGGCCGCCGCCGGCATCGTTTTGGGGCCCATTGTGGGCTACCGGAAGGGCGCGACCGTCTGGGATGTGGCATGGGAGCGCAAGCGATAGCGCGTGCCGAAACACACTGCCCTCGGCAGCCTGTCACCTCTCGTGACCTATTCGTGATGGACAGCGCACGCACGACGCGCAGATTACCCGCACACCCCTACCGGAGACCAGAATTGGACACCAAGGACATTGCCAATCAGCTCGTCGCTCTGTGCCGCGAAGGACGCAACATCGAAGCGATCGAGACGCTGTACGCGGATGATGTGATCAGTCTCGAAGTGATGGAACCCATGCGCGAAGTTCACGGACGGGAAGGGGTGCTTGGCAAGGCGCATTGGTGGCAAGGCGCCCACGAGGTGCACGGCGCCAGTGTAGACGGCCCGTGGCCGAACGGCGATCAGTTCATTGTGCGCTTCCAGTTCGACATTACCCAGAAGGAAACAGGGAAGCGGGTGCAGATGGACGAGGTCGGGCTCTACACCGTGCGCGACGGCAAGATCACGGAAGAAAAGTTCTTCTACGCCACATGAGCATGCCGCGCCTTCTCTCACACACCACCGCGATCATTCCCGCGATTGCCACGGTGTGGCTCGCTGCGCTGTCCACGGCAACTGTGGTCCACGCGCAACCGGCAACTACGGCGCCCGCCGTGTCCCTCTCCCGTCTTGAGTGCGGCACCAATGCCGCGCCCACCGATGTGGGGCTGCGCTTTTCCGACACGTACGCCTACAACGGGCTCAAGGTGCAGCTGGTGTACAGCTGCTACGTCATACGCCACGGCGACGACGTGCTCATCTGGGACACGGGGTTTGCCAAAGGCAACGCCCCGACGGCCCCCAAGGCGAGCATTCCAGAGCTGTTGCCGCAGCTCGGTGTCACGCCGGCGCAGATCAAGTTCGTGGGGCTCAGCCACTCACATGGCGACCACATTGGCCAGACGAGCCTCTTTCCTCAGGCCACGCTGCTCGTGGGCAAAGGCGACTGGGAAGTACTCTCCGACGCCAAGCTGACGCCCAACCAATCGTCCATTGCGCCCTGGCTCACCGGGGGCAGCAAGGTGGAACCGCTGACTGGCGATCGTGACGTATTCGGCGACGGCTCGGTCGTCATTCTGAACATGCCGGGGCACACGCCTGGCCACCGCAGCTTGCTCGTGCGCCTGAAAGAGACCGGCAACGTGCTGCTCACCGGTGACCTCGCGCACTTCCACGAGAACTACAACAACAACGGCGTGCCGAGCTTCAATACCGATCGCGCGGCCACGCTCGCGTCGCTCGATCGCTTCAAGCAGATCGCCCGGAACCTCAAGGCGACGGTCATCATCCAGCACGACCAGCGCGACATAGCCAAGCTGCCGGCGTTCCCGGCTTCAGCGAAGTAGCTGCGTCAATGCAAAACGGCCGGCACCGCGAAACTTCGCGGGCCGGCCGTTTTGCGTGGCACGTACGTTATCGCACCAACTTCCGATACTTGATGCGGTGCGGCTGGTCGGCATCGGGGCCTTTCCTCTTTTTCAAGTCCTCGATGTACGCGCCGTAGTTCCCCTCAAACCACACCACTTCCGAGTCACCCTCGAACGCCAGAATGTGCGTGGCCACACGATCCAGGAACCAGCGATCGTGAGAAATGATCACCGCGCAGCCGGAGAAGTCGATCACCGCTTCTTCGAGCGCGCGCAGCGTATCGACATCAAGATCGTTCGTCGGTTCGTCAAGCAACAGCAAGTTGCCGCCCTGCATCACGGTCTTGGCCAGATGCAACCGGTTGCGCTCACCACCCGACAGGTTGGCGACCAGCTTCTGCTGGTCGGCCCCCTTGAAGTTGAAGCTCGCGGCGTACGCGCGGGAATTGAGTTCGCGCTTCCCCACCGGAATGGTTTCGCGTCCACCGGAAATCTCTTCCCACACTGTGCGCTTCCCTTCCAGCGTGCGCTGCTGATCCTGATACGAGATCTGCACCGTTTCGCCCACCGTCAGCTCGCCGCCGTCCGGCTGCTCCAGCCCGTTGATCATGCGGAACAGCGTCGTCTTACCGGCACCGTTGGGGCCAATGATCCCCACGATGCCCGCGCGCGGCAGATCGAAGTTGAGATTCTCGAAGAGCAGCTTGTCACCGAACGCCTTCTTCAAACCCTTCGCGCGCACCACATCGTTGCCCAGGCGCGGTGCCGGTGGGATGATGATTTCGTTGCTCATCACGCGATCGTTCTGCGCTTCACTGGCCAGATCCTCATACGCCTGCAGACGCGCCTTGTTCTTGGCCTGCCGTGCACGCGGCGACATGCGCACCCACTCGAGTTCCTTCGTGAGCGTCTTCTGACGCGCACTGGCCTGCTTTTCTTCCAGCGCCATACGCGCCTGCTTCTGCTCCAGCCAGCCGCTGTAGTTCCCCTCGTACGGCACACCCTTGCCGCGATCGAGCTCGAGAATCCACTTGGCCACATTGTCCAGGAAGTAGCGATCGTGGGTAATGGCCACCACGGTGCCCGCGAACTTCTCGAGGAAGTGCTCGAGCCACGCCACCGACTCGGCGTCCAAATGGTTGGTGGGTTCGTCCAGCAGCAGCATGTCCGGCTCTTCGAGCAACAGGCGGCACAGCGCCACGCGACGCTTTTCACCACCCGACAACACCGTCACGTCGGCATCGCCCGGCGGCAAGCGCAGAGCGTCCATCGCGACATCGATCTTGTTGTCGAGATTCCAGAGGTCGTGCTGATCGATGTACTCCTGCAACTTGCCCTGACGCGTCATCAGCACATCAAAGTCCGCATCGGGTTCGGCGAACTTGAGCGAGATCTCGTTGTACTCGTTCAGCGCGTCACGATGGGTCTTCACGGCGAGCTCCACGTTGCCACGCACATCCAACGACGCGTCCAGCTCCGGCTCCTGACTCAGGTAGCCGATGCGCGTGCCCTTGTGCGCCCACGCTTCGCCCTGAAACTCCGTATCCACGCCCGCCATGATGCGCAGCAACGACGACTTACCGGCCCCGTTGGGACCGAGGACGCCGATCTTTGCGCCGGGGTAGAAAGACAGCCAGATGTCGTCGAGGATGATGCGCGAAGGTGGAACCACCTTGCGCAACGCCTTCATCACATAGATGAACTGCGGAGCCATGGAAACGGAGACGGAGAAGGAACGCCGGAGCCGGAATGGCAATGGCATATACGGGGCGTAATCTACCCGGGTCCGGAAGCCTGCCCGCCGCAACCGACCCGCCTGGCCTTCCCCATTCCGAAATTTTTAACCTCCCCAGCCATCCAGTTCTCCTCGCCGGCGGTCGATATTATGAAGCAACCGCCATGTCCACTTCCGTCGCCGCGTCCCCCGATGCCACCACGTTGGTCCAGTCGCTGCTGTCTCGACTGGCCATTGCGATTGCGCGTCGGCGAGCGTATGCCGACGCGCACCCCATGGCGGTGCAGGCCGATCAGGCGCTGACCGACGCCCTGACCCAGTACCTGACCGGCGAGCCGACCCTCGCACTCGCGGTGGCCAATCGTGAGCTCCTGGTAAACGGCACCCTGCTGCAGGCCGGCGGCAACGTGGTCCGCGAGCTGGCGTCCCGTCTGCACAGCATGGGCATTGGTACCGTCCGGCTCCAGCGCGGTGTCACCCTTGAGGCGGTAAGTCACCTGGTGCGGCTGCTTTCGCGTCGCCTCAACGACCCCTCATTGCAGGAGCCACTGCCGGTCATCGCGGGGATCGCGCTTGGCCGCATTGACTACGAGCAGCTGGGGCTCGCCGACGAGGAAGCCATTCGGGTGGAGATCACCCAGCTCTGGCGGGCGCTGGCGGAACGCATGCTCGACACCGCCGCCAACCCGGGCGCCAACCCGTCCGACACCCCCGACAGCGCGTCGGCCTCCACCCTCGCCACAGCGCTCTCCGCCGCGTCCACCAGCGACACATCGGCCCAACGGGCCTTCGACGCCCTCAGCACCCTGGCCGATGGGGTCTCCATGGCCCCGCGCGCCGTGCGCGATACCATCGGCGAACGGCTGCAGGAGCTACTGTCGGCCACCGACCAGGGCGCCATTGTCGCCACCCTGCGCGTCGCCGGCCGGGCCGATCGCTCACGCCTCGTACGGAACGTGGTCAACGTGCTCCCCGCCGCTGCGGTCGTACGCTGGCTCCACTCGGCCGCCGGTGCCACCGGACAGGACCTGTCGCCACACCTGTTGCGGCTGCTGTCGAAAATGTCGGTGCACTTTCGCGGCCGACGCCCGGAAGCGGTTGATGATGCGCTGCGCGAAACCGCCGCCGAACTGGTGGGCGGATGGGACATGCAGCACGCCAACCCGGCCGAACACGCCGCCCTGCTGGATACCCTCGCCGAGTGGAGTGCCCGCGACGGTAAGCCAGCCAAGGACGCTGCCGTCCAGTTCGATTCGGCCTCGCAGGAAGCGGCCCGGCTGGTGCAGATGGCGTGTGAGATGGACCTGGTCTCGGAGGACGCGGCGCTGGCCGTGAAGCGACTGGCCGACACCGGACACTCCAGCACCGTGCTGGCGTGGGCCGACCGCGCCCAAAGCGAACCCACCAGACGCCAGCTGCGCGACCTGACCCTGACCCCCAGTGCCATCTCGCGTACGCTGCTGGCCAATCCGCTGGATAGTGCGGCGGCCAAACAGCTGCTGGACGCCACACACGAAGATGTGGCGCCCGTGCTCATTGACGCCCTCGAACAGTGCGACACCCGCGCCGGCCGACGGTTGATCTTTGATCGCATGCGGACGATGGACAGCAGCATCATCGACGCCGTGTTGCAGCGGTTGGCAGCGCCCATGCCCTGGTTTCTGGCGCGGAATCTGTTGTCGCTGCTGCGCGACCTGCTGGTGGCCACCCCAGAGGCATCGGCCCGGCTCATGGTAGGCCCGCTGCTGCTCTTTCAACGGCATGAGCATGTGGCCGTGCGGCGTGAAGCAATTCGACTGCTCGCCTCGGTGCCGTCTGTCCGCGCCTCGGCGCTGCGCCGCGCCCTCGACGACAGCACGGCGGAGGTACAGCACGCCGCCGTTGACGTGGCCTATGTGCAACGCAAGGACGAGTTGCCCACTGACGTCGCGCTCCGGCTGCTGACGCTGGCCGACCAGGAAAATCTCCCCCTCGAACTTCGCGACAAGGCCGTGCGCGCCGTGGCCGGCACACGTCAGGCCGAGGTGCGCAGCTGGCTCATTGCCCACACCACCCGTCGCGCCCGTCTCACCGGGTCCACAAAGCTGGCGACCCTCACCGACACGGTGCGCGCCGCACTGCATGTGCTGTCCACCACCTTCGCAGCCGACCCTGAGGCCGCACCGGTGCTGACACTGGCGCGCAAAGCCGGTGCCCTGGGAGCCGCCGCATGAGTACCGAACTCGCCACCTCGCCGGCGGCCACGGCGATCGTCTCTGAGTGGCTCACCACGCTGGGCCAGGCCTTGGCGGCGATGGCCCTGTATGGTCCGGGACACCCGTCCCGCGCCGCCAGTCGGGCGCGGGTACACGAGCGCCTCTGGGCCGCTTTACAGGCCGTACACCCCCTTCGACTGACGTTCCTGGACGGTGATGTCATTCTCGGCGTTCACCCGCTGCACGATGTTCGCGCGGGAGAACTCGCGCAGCGCCTTGGCGCGGCCGGCATCCAGCGGTTGGAGTTCGACGGGGAACTCCCGGACGACGAGACCATTGGAGAGCTGCTCGAGACATTGCATGCCGCCGCCGGGCCACACGGCACCCCAATCAGTCATGTGCACACGTTTCCCGGCATCCGCCTGGGGCCGGTGGGGTTGCTGAGTGATGGCCCCGGTGAGTCCTCAGGCCAAGCGCCCCGCGCCGCTGGCGCGCGCGCGGACGATGGCGGAGAATTGATGGACGCCCTCATCGCCGACGGGCTTCAGGAAGAGCTGGAGACACTCACCTGGATTACCGCCAAGGCCACCAGCGATTCCCGGGTGCCCATGGCGGAAGTCGAAGCGGTTATCCGCGGGCTATCGCTGGCCATGCAGGCCGAACACGGTTCGTTGCTGCCGCTGGTGTCGCTCAAGTCGGTGGACCAGTACACCACGGTACACGCCTGCAACGTGTCGATGCTGTCCATGGGGCTGGCCGAGCAGCTGGGCTTCGGATCGCGGGATGTGCGGGCTGTTGGCACGGCGGCTCTGCTGCACGACATCGGCAAGGTGCGGCTCCCGGAAGCGCTGCTGCGCAAGAACGGTGGGCTGTCCGACGCCGAGCGCGAGTTGATGCGTACACACCCGGTGGAAGGTGCCCGCCTGCTGAGCGACCGTGGGGCCGGCAACTCGCTGTCTGCGATCGTGGCGTATGAGCACCATGTCTGGGCGGACGGCACAGGAGGCTATCCCGCCTTCCAGTTCCCGCGGCGGACGCACTACGTGAGCCGGCTGGTGCAGGTGTGCGACGTGTACGACGCCCTCAGCACGGAACGCCCGTACCGTGCGGCGTGGCCGCGCGCCCGTACGCTGCATCACATGCGGCTGCAGGCTGGCCGGGAGCTCGACTACGATTTGCTGCTGGCGTTCTTCGACCTACTGGACAAGGCCGAACGACGGCAGAGCAGCCTCAAGTAGCCCAGGACGCCCTCCCGCACTGCCGAAGCGGGAACGCTGGCGCCCCCGGGGCCGTATTGTCGGCAATGCCTGCACTGCTTCAGATCTCCGACCTCACCGCGCAGCTCTCCGGCA contains the following coding sequences:
- a CDS encoding GNAT family N-acetyltransferase, producing the protein MWQPTLLGTHVALRPLRPDDFETLYATASDPLIWAQHPESTRWQRDVFTRFFDGALASEGALLVSDAHTGHVIGSSRWYEWNPAAREVAIGYTFLARSHWGGSVNGELKQLMLQHAFQYAQRIWFHVGTENIRSQRALRKIGAHYSHTTLQDAARGGRDCAYFVIDTSAA
- a CDS encoding DUF6544 family protein, whose amino-acid sequence is MPRLLPDLTPVTTQFDRAVDAEAQHQPLPHVVPVTERDLAHLPAPVARYLRRAGVVGRPRVHNFVVEMDAELSRGPGQPWMHTPVLQVSFVDHPARLFLLRTTMHGLPVSGLHSYSDEGASMHIRLLSLLHLVDADGDAFARAETVTVLNDFCVLAPAVLIDERFVWHPINAHEARVTFHNGARVVSASLRFNDDGDLIDFSSDDRHALPGDGDVWTTPLRAYHEFGVARLASEGDAVWHYTDRPAWTYGKFHIRSVRYNVPAPELPHAKALAEGHATS
- a CDS encoding Rrf2 family transcriptional regulator produces the protein MRSSFTPGPAGIHGGTCLQRRLTEVTLGEVYQAVYDDLPALPMHTGNAACPIGREMFLALYSPLQMAEAAMRESLMQTTVAEVAAKVWRAQRR
- a CDS encoding ankyrin repeat domain-containing protein, translated to MTRSLSPKSSVDVLKQDAKRWLAALRRAEPDARARLMAVWPTAPAAPTLRDVQQALAREYGMADWKALLVALDALALDRQSHAERVAVLLRHGWDGDAALARRIVARYPAVRRDNLFVAAACGEVDEVRRLLANDAALAHATDPARGWTALLHVAYGRLDAEQAVAIAQLLLDAGADPNARFDDGWGNPFTAVTGVIGQGEGVKPTHPQAAALTALLLERGADPFDTQALYNTSIVNDDVTWTALLWEQCDPSTRMAVWSRVDGPALGGKIKVGTLNYLLGNAVSSGHLLRAQWLLQHGASANTVHSYSGHRVHTMARLAGNTAMAALLEAHGATVEPLQGERALMAALMAGEEAAVRALVATQPSALRSPAVLHAAASKGNATAVSLALELGAAVNATDFEGATALHQAAHAGSLAVVDVLLGAGAEVDVRERKWQGTPMSWACVLGRHAVAERLAPLTRDVRALARTARLARLQEVLQESPALANHQIPTVDQPTPLFCLPDDEHDAAAVATVLLFHGANPATKNAAGQTAEQAARRRGLDEAADLMAQRMAAFAP
- a CDS encoding nuclear transport factor 2 family protein, which codes for MDTKDIANQLVALCREGRNIEAIETLYADDVISLEVMEPMREVHGREGVLGKAHWWQGAHEVHGASVDGPWPNGDQFIVRFQFDITQKETGKRVQMDEVGLYTVRDGKITEEKFFYAT
- a CDS encoding N-acyl homoserine lactonase family protein, with the protein product MPRLLSHTTAIIPAIATVWLAALSTATVVHAQPATTAPAVSLSRLECGTNAAPTDVGLRFSDTYAYNGLKVQLVYSCYVIRHGDDVLIWDTGFAKGNAPTAPKASIPELLPQLGVTPAQIKFVGLSHSHGDHIGQTSLFPQATLLVGKGDWEVLSDAKLTPNQSSIAPWLTGGSKVEPLTGDRDVFGDGSVVILNMPGHTPGHRSLLVRLKETGNVLLTGDLAHFHENYNNNGVPSFNTDRAATLASLDRFKQIARNLKATVIIQHDQRDIAKLPAFPASAK
- the ettA gene encoding energy-dependent translational throttle protein EttA → MAPQFIYVMKALRKVVPPSRIILDDIWLSFYPGAKIGVLGPNGAGKSSLLRIMAGVDTEFQGEAWAHKGTRIGYLSQEPELDASLDVRGNVELAVKTHRDALNEYNEISLKFAEPDADFDVLMTRQGKLQEYIDQHDLWNLDNKIDVAMDALRLPPGDADVTVLSGGEKRRVALCRLLLEEPDMLLLDEPTNHLDAESVAWLEHFLEKFAGTVVAITHDRYFLDNVAKWILELDRGKGVPYEGNYSGWLEQKQARMALEEKQASARQKTLTKELEWVRMSPRARQAKNKARLQAYEDLASEAQNDRVMSNEIIIPPAPRLGNDVVRAKGLKKAFGDKLLFENLNFDLPRAGIVGIIGPNGAGKTTLFRMINGLEQPDGGELTVGETVQISYQDQQRTLEGKRTVWEEISGGRETIPVGKRELNSRAYAASFNFKGADQQKLVANLSGGERNRLHLAKTVMQGGNLLLLDEPTNDLDVDTLRALEEAVIDFSGCAVIISHDRWFLDRVATHILAFEGDSEVVWFEGNYGAYIEDLKKRKGPDADQPHRIKYRKLVR
- a CDS encoding HD-GYP domain-containing protein, which produces MSTELATSPAATAIVSEWLTTLGQALAAMALYGPGHPSRAASRARVHERLWAALQAVHPLRLTFLDGDVILGVHPLHDVRAGELAQRLGAAGIQRLEFDGELPDDETIGELLETLHAAAGPHGTPISHVHTFPGIRLGPVGLLSDGPGESSGQAPRAAGARADDGGELMDALIADGLQEELETLTWITAKATSDSRVPMAEVEAVIRGLSLAMQAEHGSLLPLVSLKSVDQYTTVHACNVSMLSMGLAEQLGFGSRDVRAVGTAALLHDIGKVRLPEALLRKNGGLSDAERELMRTHPVEGARLLSDRGAGNSLSAIVAYEHHVWADGTGGYPAFQFPRRTHYVSRLVQVCDVYDALSTERPYRAAWPRARTLHHMRLQAGRELDYDLLLAFFDLLDKAERRQSSLK